A genomic segment from Streptomyces sp. TLI_235 encodes:
- a CDS encoding PAP2 superfamily protein, with protein MGEPTEIHAAAADRAGAATTGGSVPGEDTHRVSLPDGATSAARTRSAALRARVRSQRRSPARPRLWFELALIGISYWLYSLVRNAVPEQASIAQRHADWVWRFERAIGVGIERAVNHTVDRVEWLIVGMNYYYATLHFIVTIGVLVWLYRRHPGRYAATRTVLFVTTGIALVGFYCFPLAPPRLMTGGNFVDTVAAHHTWGSMASGPAAHVSNQYAAMPSMHIGWSLWCGLTIFFLARRTWVRALGLAYPVATLVVIVSTANHFWMDAVGGVACLAVGFLAARLIYHVWAYQLPRVPGGRRQLPVTVPVHWTTPVGAGRN; from the coding sequence ATGGGGGAACCGACCGAGATCCACGCAGCCGCCGCCGACCGCGCCGGCGCGGCGACCACCGGCGGTTCCGTCCCGGGCGAGGACACCCATCGGGTCTCGCTGCCGGACGGAGCCACCAGCGCCGCCCGTACGCGCTCCGCCGCGCTCCGCGCCCGGGTCCGCTCGCAGCGGCGCTCCCCCGCCCGGCCCCGGCTCTGGTTCGAGCTGGCGCTGATCGGCATCAGCTACTGGCTGTACTCGCTGGTCCGCAACGCCGTCCCGGAGCAGGCCTCGATCGCCCAGCGGCACGCCGACTGGGTGTGGCGCTTCGAGCGCGCCATCGGCGTCGGCATAGAGCGGGCGGTCAACCACACCGTCGACCGGGTCGAGTGGTTGATCGTCGGTATGAACTACTACTACGCGACCCTGCACTTCATCGTGACGATCGGCGTGCTGGTCTGGCTCTACCGCAGGCATCCGGGCCGCTACGCGGCCACCCGGACAGTCCTCTTCGTGACCACCGGCATCGCCCTGGTGGGCTTCTACTGCTTCCCGCTGGCACCGCCCCGGCTGATGACCGGCGGCAACTTCGTCGACACCGTCGCCGCCCACCACACCTGGGGGTCGATGGCCTCCGGCCCGGCGGCGCACGTCTCCAACCAGTACGCGGCGATGCCCTCGATGCACATCGGCTGGTCGCTCTGGTGCGGTCTGACGATCTTCTTCCTGGCCCGCCGCACCTGGGTGCGGGCGCTCGGCCTGGCCTATCCGGTGGCCACCCTGGTCGTGATCGTCTCGACCGCCAACCACTTCTGGATGGACGCCGTCGGCGGCGTGGCCTGCCTCGCGGTCGGCTTCCTCGCCGCCCGGCTGATCTACCACGTCTGGGCGTACCAGCTGCCCAGGGTGCCGGGCGGGCGGCGACAGCTGCCGGTCACCGTGCCGGTGCACTGGACGACGCCGGTCGGCGCCGGCCGCAACTGA